One part of the Halobacteria archaeon AArc-dxtr1 genome encodes these proteins:
- a CDS encoding heme o synthase, giving the protein MTLESYPRPIGTQQRFSALLAATALGVYLLLIVGATTSMTGASSACSTWPTCTVPADPLSQTELAIVWGHRLAAVLVGALVAVTAVAALFGPTSKRVRTVLLAGASLYVVQIAVGAATATLGPAAIAPGLHLGLGVLIFSLIVLGLAWDLEIATGREDDAIEPAPDPIEPDTTADTGGSSQLPAGRWARARLTAFAYFKLMKPRLMWLLCLVAAAGMALAAGPDLSPTTIVATLGGGVLAIGASGTFNHVLERDIDQRMSRTADRPLATQLVPVRNALLFGFVLTGASMAAFLTINLLAAALGLIAIVFYSVVYTLLLKPNTVQNTVIGGAAGALPALIGWAAVTNEIGLPALALAGVIFLWTPAHFYNLALAYRDDYARGGFPMMPVVRGETVTRKHIIYYIAATFAGTVALAWITDLGVLYAATVVLFGGIFLWTAVRLHFEQTEAAAFRSFHASNAFLGAVLVAVLVDALVL; this is encoded by the coding sequence GTGACGCTCGAGTCGTATCCACGTCCCATCGGCACGCAACAGCGCTTCTCCGCGCTACTGGCAGCGACCGCACTCGGCGTCTATCTCCTGTTGATCGTCGGCGCGACAACCTCGATGACCGGCGCCTCATCGGCCTGTTCGACGTGGCCGACCTGTACAGTTCCTGCGGATCCGTTGAGTCAGACCGAGCTCGCGATCGTCTGGGGCCACCGTCTCGCGGCGGTCCTCGTCGGTGCACTCGTCGCCGTCACCGCGGTGGCGGCGCTGTTCGGTCCGACCTCAAAACGCGTTCGGACGGTCCTGCTCGCCGGTGCCAGCCTCTACGTCGTGCAGATTGCCGTCGGCGCGGCGACTGCGACCCTTGGCCCGGCGGCGATCGCCCCCGGCCTTCACTTAGGGCTCGGTGTCCTGATCTTCTCGCTGATCGTTCTCGGTCTCGCCTGGGACCTAGAAATCGCGACCGGTCGGGAGGACGATGCGATCGAGCCAGCGCCCGACCCGATCGAACCCGACACCACAGCCGATACCGGGGGTTCGAGTCAGCTCCCGGCTGGCCGGTGGGCCCGGGCCAGGCTCACCGCGTTTGCATACTTCAAGCTGATGAAGCCGCGGCTGATGTGGTTGCTCTGTCTCGTTGCCGCGGCCGGAATGGCTCTGGCTGCCGGACCCGACCTCTCCCCGACGACTATCGTCGCGACCCTCGGCGGCGGCGTGTTAGCGATCGGCGCTTCCGGGACGTTCAACCACGTCTTAGAGCGCGACATCGACCAGCGGATGTCCCGGACGGCCGACCGCCCGCTCGCGACCCAGCTGGTTCCGGTCCGGAACGCGTTACTCTTTGGGTTCGTTCTGACAGGTGCCTCGATGGCCGCGTTCCTCACAATCAACCTGCTGGCGGCCGCTCTGGGGCTGATCGCAATCGTCTTCTACAGTGTCGTCTACACGCTCCTGTTGAAGCCGAACACGGTCCAAAACACCGTTATTGGGGGCGCCGCAGGTGCACTCCCCGCACTGATCGGCTGGGCTGCGGTCACCAACGAGATTGGGCTCCCGGCGCTCGCGCTCGCCGGCGTCATCTTTCTCTGGACGCCCGCACACTTCTACAACCTCGCGCTGGCCTACCGGGACGACTACGCCCGCGGCGGCTTCCCGATGATGCCCGTCGTCCGCGGCGAGACGGTCACGCGAAAGCACATCATCTACTACATCGCCGCCACCTTCGCGGGTACGGTCGCGCTGGCGTGGATCACCGATCTCGGTGTTCTTTACGCCGCAACGGTCGTGCTCTTCGGTGGGATCTTCCTCTGGACTGCCGTTCGCCTCCACTTCGAGCAGACCGAGGCCGCCGCCTTCCGTTCGTTCCACGCCTCGAACGCCTTCCTCGGCGCCGTCCTCGTCGCCGTCCTCGTCGACGCGCTCGTACTGTGA
- a CDS encoding squalene/phytoene synthase family protein: MTTGQRERTIDADLEWCSEAVHGVSRTFSITIDRLEEPMATQISLGYLLCRIADTIEDAGHIPPERQTEVLETYDRLLDPDDPTDVEAFMADVGPWIPEDPSPDWEVVEQTPRAVRAFESIDDEPREIMRDPVRELVGGMVMFTSRYAEEGGLRLQTLEELEEYCWYAAGTVGTLITGLVARGASEERAEEMRDNARSFALLLQLVNIAKDVESDYHEENNVYLPAEWLAEEDVPLEAITEEPNHGGVTNVIRRVTDRAETYLDDAHRYLEVLPEHHGNRLSAWAIPYLLAVGTMRELRERPEDVIREGDVKVSRAEVYELLRAFERGVTRSGVDDLRREISEKPLHQ; the protein is encoded by the coding sequence ATGACAACGGGCCAGCGCGAACGCACCATCGACGCCGACCTGGAGTGGTGTTCCGAGGCAGTACACGGCGTCTCGCGGACGTTTTCCATAACAATCGATCGGCTCGAAGAGCCGATGGCGACGCAGATTTCCCTGGGGTACCTCTTGTGTAGAATTGCAGATACGATCGAGGACGCAGGGCACATTCCACCGGAGCGACAGACCGAGGTGCTCGAAACGTACGACCGCCTGCTGGACCCGGACGATCCGACCGATGTCGAGGCGTTCATGGCCGACGTGGGGCCCTGGATCCCCGAGGATCCAAGCCCCGACTGGGAGGTTGTCGAGCAGACGCCCCGAGCCGTCCGGGCGTTCGAATCGATCGACGACGAACCGCGCGAGATCATGCGCGATCCCGTCCGAGAACTCGTCGGCGGAATGGTGATGTTCACCAGTCGGTACGCCGAGGAAGGGGGCCTACGATTACAGACGCTCGAAGAACTCGAGGAGTACTGCTGGTACGCCGCCGGCACCGTCGGCACCCTCATCACCGGACTCGTCGCCCGCGGGGCCTCCGAAGAGCGCGCCGAAGAGATGCGCGACAACGCCCGATCGTTCGCGCTGCTATTACAACTCGTCAACATCGCGAAAGACGTCGAGTCGGACTACCACGAGGAGAACAACGTCTACCTCCCCGCCGAGTGGCTCGCCGAAGAGGACGTTCCGCTCGAAGCGATCACCGAGGAGCCAAATCACGGCGGCGTCACGAACGTAATCCGCCGGGTAACCGACCGTGCCGAGACGTATCTCGACGACGCACACCGGTATCTGGAGGTGCTACCCGAGCACCACGGCAATCGTCTCTCCGCGTGGGCGATTCCCTATCTGCTCGCGGTCGGCACGATGCGTGAACTCCGCGAGCGACCCGAGGACGTGATCCGCGAGGGTGACGTCAAAGTTTCTCGCGCCGAGGTGTACGAACTACTCCGAGCGTTCGAACGCGGCGTGACACGGTCGGGTGTCGACGACCTGCGCCGTGAAATTTCGGAGAAACCGCTCCATCAGTAG
- a CDS encoding ABC transporter ATP-binding protein, protein MTVFSVSGLTKFFGGEPAANGLSFSVSTGDLYCLLGPNGAGKSTTVRIGMGLMRADEGTVSVFEHDPYRNPMAARQPVGYLPDQFAPFVNLTGREHLEYVRDASGTDDDLDRILSLVGLEGAGEKRATAYSEGMKQRLGLAMAIIGEPELLILDEPFANLDPDGADIARRIIEAERDRGAAILVTTHQIDVLDGVADRIGFVSEGTLLADGTHAELCQRAELETEMALTTPQPASACDRAATVPGVRSATVDGEIVRVTAESPAVESTLASTLPDADVISREEPTIRDLYREFVDADG, encoded by the coding sequence ATGACCGTGTTCTCGGTTTCTGGGCTGACGAAGTTCTTTGGTGGTGAACCGGCCGCCAACGGACTCTCGTTCTCGGTCTCGACAGGTGATCTCTACTGTCTCTTGGGACCGAACGGTGCCGGAAAGTCGACCACCGTCCGTATCGGGATGGGACTCATGCGGGCCGATGAAGGCACCGTCTCCGTATTCGAACATGATCCGTACCGCAATCCGATGGCAGCCAGACAGCCGGTCGGCTACCTTCCCGACCAGTTCGCGCCGTTCGTGAACCTGACGGGCCGAGAGCATCTGGAGTACGTTCGTGACGCCTCTGGAACTGACGACGATCTCGATCGTATACTGTCACTGGTCGGGCTCGAGGGCGCCGGTGAGAAACGAGCGACAGCGTACTCCGAAGGAATGAAACAGCGCCTCGGTCTCGCGATGGCGATCATCGGCGAACCGGAGCTCCTGATCCTCGATGAGCCGTTCGCGAATCTCGATCCCGATGGGGCCGACATCGCTCGCCGAATTATCGAGGCCGAACGCGATCGCGGTGCGGCAATTCTGGTAACGACCCACCAGATCGACGTATTAGACGGCGTCGCAGATCGAATCGGCTTCGTCTCGGAGGGGACACTTCTGGCGGACGGAACGCACGCGGAGCTGTGTCAGCGAGCCGAACTGGAAACAGAAATGGCGCTGACGACGCCACAGCCAGCCAGCGCCTGCGACCGCGCCGCGACCGTCCCCGGCGTTCGCTCTGCAACCGTCGACGGAGAGATCGTTCGCGTCACCGCGGAATCGCCCGCCGTCGAATCGACGTTGGCGTCGACCCTTCCTGACGCCGACGTAATCTCCCGAGAGGAACCGACAATTCGCGATCTGTACCGAGAGTTTGTCGACGCTGACGGGTGA
- a CDS encoding DUF3267 domain-containing protein, whose protein sequence is MTSSEPAAWRRIATLHRPAASGPRWLALSAAAFFAFAYVFAGVLAVRQGRPLQPIIIGVPAPETLSVTLFTLAVLLVLVVVAHEAIHGLFATWYGGEPKYGVDLTSVGLPHAYAALAGTYTRDQLLVILLAPFLVLTGLGLVFLTIVPTLVVAVVLAANAAGSIADLWMAGRLLRYPSSVRIGEPPVCVETDNRYADEVSNGDTTDGVAIYGLASSEETGHPSSELLSSLVVGSVGTFAILVMGLLSLVLLSLAVGSGSVTIGLGDRLTLLRHDFVPEEGIALLRVDAAAIVAISALGGACWAVVAHTRQSKPKG, encoded by the coding sequence GTGACGTCTTCCGAGCCAGCGGCGTGGCGCCGCATCGCGACCCTCCATCGCCCCGCCGCAAGCGGCCCTCGATGGCTCGCGCTCTCGGCGGCGGCGTTCTTCGCGTTCGCGTACGTGTTCGCAGGCGTGCTGGCTGTCCGGCAGGGTCGACCTCTCCAACCGATTATCATCGGTGTTCCCGCGCCAGAAACACTCTCTGTGACGCTGTTCACCCTGGCGGTACTGCTCGTACTGGTCGTCGTCGCTCACGAGGCGATCCACGGACTGTTCGCGACCTGGTACGGTGGGGAGCCGAAGTACGGGGTCGATCTGACGTCGGTTGGGCTCCCCCACGCCTACGCCGCGCTCGCCGGCACCTACACGCGCGATCAGTTGCTCGTGATCCTTCTCGCGCCGTTTCTCGTCCTGACCGGTCTGGGGCTCGTGTTTCTTACGATTGTCCCCACTCTGGTGGTCGCCGTCGTTCTGGCGGCCAACGCTGCGGGCTCGATCGCAGATCTCTGGATGGCCGGTCGGCTCCTCCGGTATCCTTCGAGCGTCCGAATCGGCGAGCCACCGGTGTGCGTCGAGACCGACAACCGTTACGCCGACGAAGTATCAAACGGCGATACGACAGACGGCGTGGCGATCTACGGACTCGCGTCCAGCGAGGAGACTGGCCACCCCAGCTCAGAACTACTCTCGTCGCTGGTCGTCGGCTCCGTCGGTACCTTCGCGATCCTCGTGATGGGGCTGCTCTCGCTGGTGTTGCTCTCGCTCGCAGTCGGCAGTGGAAGCGTTACGATTGGCCTTGGTGATCGGCTGACGCTACTCAGACATGACTTCGTTCCCGAGGAGGGGATCGCCCTGCTTCGCGTCGACGCCGCCGCAATTGTCGCGATATCCGCATTGGGCGGCGCCTGCTGGGCGGTCGTGGCGCATACGAGGCAATCCAAACCGAAAGGATAG
- a CDS encoding PadR family transcriptional regulator codes for MTKWLQSGRRRDICILLASAGERRGQELKSALESHYDERLDPSSFYGSLSALVEAGFVEKRTEGLYDVYTLTEAGERRLAAHYDWLQSCLDE; via the coding sequence ATGACGAAGTGGCTCCAGAGCGGACGCCGACGCGACATCTGCATCCTGCTCGCGAGCGCCGGTGAGCGACGCGGACAGGAGCTCAAATCGGCACTTGAATCGCACTACGACGAGCGACTCGACCCGTCTTCCTTTTACGGATCGCTCTCGGCGCTAGTCGAGGCCGGGTTCGTCGAGAAACGGACCGAGGGGCTGTACGACGTCTACACGCTGACCGAGGCGGGAGAGCGACGGCTCGCCGCACACTACGACTGGCTGCAGTCTTGCCTGGACGAGTAG
- a CDS encoding ABC transporter permease, with amino-acid sequence MNVENTIGPDTLRSIVRREFKQTLKYKITLLLFVIGLLVTYVMLRQYGIGGSHAHRTSLLLETLGGNTTLAAVQSITGPFVFVTAFFLGYRAMSDERGQSLIVTASLPHSRLEIVLGKVLGRSLVVLVLTAIPVAIMLTAGIFWYGTPSPIRTVAFLVVTAGYAVSCVSIGVGLSALVRSGHVANLLAFVFLFVVFVWEAVLSWMAYHQLTGSKVPHSIRAETDPSSGYLLFQRLVPDSLYHVVTNPIIGAPNTSWHASTSVEAAAPRHTVLYVFPVEDVLHSTPFYLTSGAALLGMILWAVLPLGLGYLRFRKEEIQ; translated from the coding sequence ATGAACGTAGAAAATACAATCGGCCCTGATACGCTACGCAGTATCGTTCGTCGTGAGTTCAAGCAGACGCTCAAGTACAAAATCACGCTCCTGCTGTTTGTAATTGGACTCCTCGTGACGTACGTGATGTTGCGACAGTACGGGATCGGCGGGTCGCACGCACACCGGACGTCACTTCTTCTGGAGACATTAGGTGGAAATACGACTCTCGCCGCCGTGCAGAGCATTACTGGTCCGTTCGTGTTTGTGACGGCGTTCTTCCTCGGGTATCGGGCGATGAGTGATGAACGGGGCCAGAGTTTGATCGTGACGGCATCGCTGCCGCACAGTCGACTCGAAATCGTGCTCGGAAAGGTACTGGGACGGTCGCTCGTCGTTCTCGTCTTGACGGCGATCCCAGTCGCGATTATGTTGACCGCCGGCATCTTCTGGTACGGGACTCCGTCTCCGATACGTACTGTTGCGTTTCTCGTCGTGACGGCCGGGTACGCCGTCTCCTGTGTTTCGATCGGGGTCGGACTGTCGGCACTTGTTCGCTCGGGGCACGTCGCGAACCTCCTCGCGTTCGTGTTTCTGTTCGTCGTGTTCGTCTGGGAGGCGGTTCTGAGTTGGATGGCGTACCACCAACTTACCGGCTCGAAAGTACCGCACTCGATTCGTGCCGAGACAGACCCCTCAAGTGGGTACCTTTTATTTCAACGACTCGTTCCCGATAGTCTCTATCACGTCGTGACGAATCCAATTATCGGCGCGCCAAACACGTCGTGGCACGCGAGTACCTCCGTTGAAGCCGCTGCACCTAGGCACACGGTTTTGTACGTCTTCCCAGTCGAAGACGTACTCCACTCAACGCCGTTTTATCTCACCAGCGGGGCCGCTCTTCTGGGTATGATTCTATGGGCTGTTCTCCCACTCGGACTGGGCTACCTTCGTTTCCGCAAGGAGGAGATCCAATGA
- a CDS encoding aldo/keto reductase: MEYTTLGNTGTTVSRLCFGTWRFGKEVDGVVETERDEAHELLDACREHGINFIDTANVYGDPDGTSEEWIGEWLADHDREDYVLASKVYFPFNGWGDPGPNDSGLGRKHIRAQIEGTLDRLGTDYLDLYYIHRWDEKTPIRETMQTLTELVREGTVHYLGASTMAAWQLTKALWTSDADGLERFDVTQPMVNAAHYDAVGGYLDVCADQDLAVCPYSPLAGGFLTGKYDRGDDGGVVAPDGSRGSLDDAFGDHYATERAWRVLEAVESVADEVDATPAQVSLRWLIEQDRFTCVPIVGARSPDQLAENVEAVEIDLSDDQFDRIDDARAEEL; this comes from the coding sequence ATGGAGTACACCACGCTCGGAAACACCGGAACGACCGTCTCGCGACTGTGCTTTGGCACCTGGCGCTTTGGGAAAGAGGTCGACGGCGTCGTCGAGACCGAACGAGACGAGGCCCACGAACTGCTCGATGCCTGTCGGGAGCACGGGATCAACTTCATCGACACGGCTAACGTCTACGGCGATCCCGACGGCACGAGCGAGGAGTGGATCGGCGAGTGGCTCGCAGACCACGACCGTGAGGACTACGTTCTCGCCTCCAAGGTCTACTTCCCCTTTAACGGCTGGGGCGATCCCGGACCGAACGATTCGGGGCTGGGGCGAAAGCACATCCGAGCACAGATCGAGGGAACTCTCGACCGGCTCGGTACCGACTACCTCGATCTGTACTACATTCACCGCTGGGACGAGAAGACACCGATCCGGGAGACCATGCAGACGCTAACGGAACTCGTCCGAGAGGGTACAGTCCACTACCTCGGCGCCTCAACGATGGCGGCCTGGCAGCTCACGAAGGCGCTGTGGACCAGCGACGCCGACGGACTCGAACGGTTCGACGTCACACAGCCGATGGTCAACGCCGCCCACTACGACGCGGTCGGCGGCTACCTCGATGTCTGTGCCGACCAGGACCTGGCAGTCTGCCCGTACTCCCCGCTGGCAGGGGGCTTTCTCACCGGGAAGTACGACCGTGGTGACGACGGCGGCGTCGTCGCCCCCGACGGCTCCCGGGGAAGCTTAGACGACGCGTTCGGCGACCACTACGCCACCGAGCGCGCCTGGCGCGTTTTGGAGGCTGTCGAGTCCGTCGCCGACGAGGTCGATGCCACGCCTGCACAGGTCTCCTTGCGGTGGCTGATCGAGCAGGATCGCTTTACCTGCGTGCCGATCGTGGGCGCGCGCAGTCCGGATCAGCTCGCAGAGAACGTCGAGGCCGTCGAAATCGACCTCTCGGACGATCAGTTCGATCGCATCGACGACGCCCGTGCCGAGGAACTGTAG
- a CDS encoding ABC transporter permease — MRAGRVGAAVGAGWRSFARRRTAVFFTFFFPVILIVIFGALVRTDPTGDGLFTEAPAYYVPGYLAVVVLFTPLSRLGSEVARHREGNRFEKLATTPLTRGEWLLAQTIVNAAIIGLASVLILGLVIVLTGAEIVFSPLLVPYILIGVVCFCGIGAMLGSYADSQDGAIAASNAIGLPLLFLSETFVSLEQLPGWFEPFVALSPLTYFARGVRAATSPDAATPEIAGVDPALANLAILAGIAIVAFALGARSIPRTD, encoded by the coding sequence GTGCGTGCGGGTCGCGTCGGCGCCGCGGTCGGCGCCGGCTGGCGCTCGTTCGCTCGTCGTCGAACAGCGGTCTTTTTCACCTTTTTCTTCCCGGTGATCCTGATCGTCATCTTCGGGGCGCTCGTCCGAACCGATCCCACCGGCGACGGACTCTTTACCGAGGCGCCGGCGTACTACGTGCCGGGCTACCTGGCGGTCGTCGTCCTCTTTACGCCCCTCTCGCGACTCGGCAGCGAGGTCGCCCGCCACCGGGAGGGGAACCGCTTCGAAAAACTCGCGACGACGCCGTTGACCAGAGGCGAGTGGCTACTCGCCCAGACGATCGTCAACGCGGCGATCATCGGTCTCGCCAGCGTTCTCATCCTCGGACTCGTGATCGTCTTGACGGGCGCGGAGATCGTCTTCTCCCCGCTGCTGGTTCCCTACATCCTCATCGGCGTCGTCTGTTTCTGTGGTATCGGCGCGATGCTCGGCAGCTACGCCGACTCCCAGGACGGCGCCATCGCCGCGAGCAACGCGATCGGCCTCCCACTGCTCTTTCTCTCGGAGACGTTCGTCTCGCTCGAGCAGCTTCCAGGCTGGTTCGAACCGTTCGTGGCGCTCTCGCCGCTTACGTACTTCGCCCGCGGCGTTCGAGCGGCGACCTCTCCCGACGCCGCCACGCCCGAGATTGCGGGCGTCGACCCGGCGCTCGCAAATCTGGCGATCCTCGCGGGTATCGCCATCGTTGCGTTCGCGCTCGGGGCGCGC
- a CDS encoding TIGR03557 family F420-dependent LLM class oxidoreductase yields MVELGYTLSSEEHGPNELVDIAARAEAAGFDFVSVSDHFHPWISAQGESPFVWSVLAGIARATDEIEIGVGVTCPTIRIHPVNVAQAVATTQVMADGRFTFGVGTGENLNEHVTGARWPPHNVRMEMLEEAMAAMRKLWTGETVTHRGEHYTIENARLYTVPEEIPDVVVSAFGPQAARLAAEEGDGLWTVGIKETVRERYVDAGGEGPRYTQIDVCYADSEDEAIDTVYEQWPNTALPGELSQVLPTPAHFEQATQMIEREDIAEGSTVTSQEPEAHIASIEEAIDAGFDHVYVHQVGDRQAEAIEFYENEVLPAFS; encoded by the coding sequence ATGGTCGAGCTCGGCTACACGCTCTCGAGCGAGGAACACGGCCCGAACGAACTCGTCGACATCGCGGCTCGCGCCGAGGCGGCAGGCTTTGACTTCGTCTCGGTCTCCGATCACTTCCACCCGTGGATCTCGGCGCAGGGCGAATCACCGTTCGTCTGGTCGGTTCTCGCCGGAATCGCCCGCGCAACCGACGAGATCGAGATCGGTGTTGGCGTCACCTGCCCAACAATCCGTATCCACCCGGTGAACGTCGCCCAGGCGGTCGCCACCACCCAGGTGATGGCCGACGGCCGGTTCACCTTCGGTGTCGGCACCGGTGAAAATCTAAACGAGCACGTCACAGGTGCGCGCTGGCCGCCCCACAACGTTCGCATGGAGATGCTAGAGGAGGCGATGGCCGCAATGCGCAAGCTCTGGACCGGCGAGACCGTCACCCACCGCGGCGAGCACTACACGATCGAGAACGCGAGACTGTACACCGTCCCCGAGGAGATTCCCGACGTCGTTGTCTCTGCGTTCGGTCCACAGGCTGCCCGACTGGCCGCCGAGGAGGGAGACGGTCTCTGGACGGTGGGGATAAAAGAGACCGTCCGCGAGCGCTACGTCGACGCCGGCGGCGAGGGGCCGAGATACACTCAGATCGACGTCTGCTACGCCGACAGCGAGGACGAAGCGATTGACACCGTCTACGAGCAGTGGCCGAACACGGCACTGCCGGGGGAGCTGAGTCAGGTGCTCCCGACGCCTGCCCACTTCGAGCAGGCGACGCAGATGATCGAGCGCGAGGACATCGCCGAAGGGTCGACGGTGACGAGCCAGGAACCGGAAGCACATATTGCGTCCATCGAAGAGGCGATCGACGCGGGCTTCGATCACGTCTACGTCCACCAGGTCGGCGACCGGCAGGCGGAGGCGATCGAGTTCTACGAGAACGAGGTGCTGCCAGCGTTCTCCTGA
- a CDS encoding ABC transporter ATP-binding protein — MEAVVEATALEKRYGETVALASASLSVERGEVFALIGPNGAGKTTLVRALTGTTRPDSGTVRVLGAPPATVDRDRLGVLPQAFSPPDRLTARELLAYYSGLYTEARDPEAVLADVGLVDAGDTWYEELSGGQQRRVCVGATLVNDPDVLFLDEPTTGIDPAGRRTVWRLVEDLAAGGTTVILTTHDMAEAERLADRVGLLAGGELVATGAPDALVTAHGGERTLTVETEAASAGDGTLDDALAHRTSVREGTLVVHDVAPTDIGDVVDDLAAAGVTYTGLSWSEPDLEDVYLALADDTEQARTARLETEENAAEPEVRP, encoded by the coding sequence ATGGAAGCCGTCGTCGAGGCAACGGCGCTCGAGAAACGCTACGGCGAGACGGTCGCGCTCGCGTCGGCGTCGCTATCCGTCGAACGTGGGGAGGTGTTCGCGCTGATCGGCCCGAACGGCGCCGGAAAGACGACGCTCGTCCGCGCACTGACGGGAACGACGAGGCCGGATTCGGGAACCGTCCGCGTACTGGGCGCGCCCCCGGCGACCGTCGATCGGGACCGGCTGGGCGTTCTCCCGCAGGCGTTCTCACCGCCGGATCGGCTCACTGCCCGCGAGCTACTCGCCTACTACTCCGGCCTCTATACTGAGGCGCGCGATCCCGAGGCGGTGCTCGCCGATGTCGGACTCGTCGACGCGGGCGACACCTGGTACGAGGAGCTCTCGGGAGGTCAGCAACGGCGCGTCTGCGTCGGCGCGACGCTCGTCAACGACCCCGACGTGCTCTTTCTCGACGAGCCGACGACCGGGATCGACCCGGCCGGTCGCCGAACCGTCTGGCGCCTCGTCGAGGACCTGGCAGCGGGCGGGACGACCGTTATTCTGACCACTCACGATATGGCCGAGGCCGAGCGTCTCGCCGACCGCGTTGGGCTCCTCGCAGGCGGCGAACTCGTCGCGACCGGCGCCCCGGACGCGCTCGTCACGGCCCACGGTGGAGAGCGCACCCTCACCGTCGAAACTGAGGCTGCTTCTGCTGGTGATGGAACGCTCGACGACGCGCTCGCACATCGGACATCGGTCCGGGAGGGTACACTCGTCGTTCACGACGTCGCCCCGACAGATATCGGCGATGTCGTCGACGACCTAGCGGCAGCGGGCGTCACCTACACCGGACTCTCGTGGAGCGAACCGGATCTGGAGGACGTCTACCTGGCGCTTGCAGATGATACAGAGCAAGCGCGGACTGCCCGACTCGAAACCGAGGAAAACGCCGCCGAACCGGAGGTGCGGCCGTGA